The following proteins are encoded in a genomic region of Candida albicans SC5314 chromosome 4, complete sequence:
- the BAS1 gene encoding Myb-related transcription factor BAS1 (Putative Myb-like transcription factor; ortholog S. cerevisiae Bas1, a regulator of purine biosynthetic genes; mutant exhibits adenine auxotrophy and abnormal colony morphology), with product MSSPSNEASDTSNSSVRKRVVHIDPLEITQSLGFQTFRKGARKPWTKEEDSKLSSLVATEYPKPIDVEKVNWDSIAETLFPDGFRKGKECRKRWCNSLNPTLRRGKWSKEEDEKLVRAFEKYGASWLKVSQEIEGRTDDQCAKRYMEVLDPSTKNRLKPWSMEEDLRLIQQIKIHGTKWRTISNGFEGRPSLTCRNRWRKLVTDVVRGKADPLIKSQVENVTQKNMDDESNEDNILEVLSKKQQELTESNKETGPKNSKRPKKLKRDPDLSSNTPRPTSVNTPANEQSRTEVEWRYTLTPDGNKQARVGEDGYFSRNNIFGEENGGVIKNQQMVQQLVSYAKKRHLNITVHQHIHHHYASNTQQDTNSRTQPNRFNVEPEDQSSRFQHFNYLPPLIEVPKLNSSQSSPNNSSYEGASGTTPTTTQFHHHHHHHHHHHNNNEKDQRTKPASTNGSVIRSTTPAELDGTRESDLIKLLNNTDELNRRETTPISNPLTPLAQTVEYVEAEENQKLKRRKLGPTVESNADMVSKAQHLNNDKNHDIPSEDEEELDFWETMRNLTELPNNTLNNTTTKPTVTSSKNILSHDTTYHNSTTSSNNSKILTSTQFSQKPVSQHHPLHYYNSNTRENTPKPVLIQSQARKETGNAQGSNNNEGQEEGLDEEDKLLAREVAEVGVDQETLNSYGLFYNVYTREGSTFPELQPQQSSQQQQQQQQQQQQKYSAYDQWGGGFGMIPFNPS from the coding sequence ATGAGCTCGCCTCTGAATGAAGCTTCAGACACATCAAACTCATCAGTTCGAAAACGGGTAGTTCATATTGACCCACTAGAAATCACACAATCACTAGGATTCCAAACGTTTAGAAAAGGCGCAAGAAAGCCATGGACGAAGGAAGAAGATTCCAAGTTGTCGTCTTTAGTAGCAACAGAGTACCCTAAACCTATTGATGTGGAAAAAGTAAACTGGGATTCCATTGCAGAGACTTTGTTTCCGGATGGCTTTAGAAAGGGCAAGGAATGTCGGAAGAGATGGTGTAATTCATTGAATCCAACTTTACGGAGGGGAAAATGGAGCAAGGAAGAAGACGAGAAATTGGTGAGagcatttgaaaaatatggaGCCTCATGGTTAAAAGTATCGcaagaaattgaaggaCGCACAGATGACCAATGTGCGAAACGATATATGGAAGTTTTGGACCCCAGTACAAAGAACCGTTTAAAGCCATGGTCCATGGAAGAGGATTTGAGGTTGATCCAGCAGATAAAAATTCATGGCACGAAATGGAGGACCATAAGCAACGGATTTGAAGGAAGGCCGTCCTTGACTTGTCGGAATAGATGGAGAAAGCTCGTGACAGATGTGGTTAGAGGAAAAGCCGATCCATTGATCAAACTGCAAGTAGAAAATGTAACGCAGAAAAATATGGATGATGAATCTAACGAAGATAATATTTTAGAAGTTTTGTCAAAGAAACAACAGGAATTGACAGAAAGCAATAAGGAAACTGGACCCAAGAATAGTAAACGCcctaaaaaattaaaaagagACCCCGATTTACTGCTGAACACGCCAAGACCGACAAGTGTTAATACTCCTGCCAACGAGCAAAGTCGCACTGAAGTAGAGTGGAGATACACATTGACGCCCGATGGAAATAAGCAGGCAAGAGTTGGAGAAGATGGCTATTTTTCCAGGAACAATATTTTTGGTGAAGAGAACGGAGGAGTAATCAAGAATCAACAGATGGTACAGCAGCTTGTATCGTATGCGAAAAAAAGACATTTGAATATCACCGTTCATCAGCACATTCACCATCACTATGCCTCTAACACCCAACAAGACACTAACAGTCGAACTCAGCCAAACCGATTCAACGTTGAACCAGAAGATCAACTGTCGCGTTTTCAacatttcaattatttacCACCACTAATAGAGGTTCCCAAATTGAACTCATCACAATCTTCTCCAAACAACAGCTCTTATGAAGGTGCGAGTGGCACAACACCAACCACCACCCAATTccatcaccaccatcatcaccaccaccatcaccataacaacaatgaaaAGGACCAGAGGACCAAGCCTGCTAGTACTAACGGAAGTGTTATTCGATCAACAACACCAGCAGAACTTGATGGTACCAGGGAGTCTGATCttataaaattgttgaacaaTACTGATGAACTTAACAGAAGAGAAACAACTCCCATCTCCAATCCATTAACACCCTTGGCACAAACTGTGGAATATGTAGAGGCagaagaaaatcaaaagcTCAAACGGAGAAAGTTGGGCCCTACTGTTGAGTCAAATGCAGACATGGTGAGCAAAGCCCAACATCTCAACAATGATAAGAACCATGACATCCCCAGTGAGGATGAAGAAGAGTTAGATTTTTGGGAAACAATGAGAAATTTGACGGAGTTGCCCAATAACACTTTGAATAATACCACTACCAAACCTACTGTTACTAGCAGCAAAAACATCCTTTCTCACGACACTACTTACCACAATAGCACCACGAGCTCCAATAATAGCAAGATTCTCACTTCAACCCAGTTTTCCCAAAAGCCTGTATCACAGCATCACCCACTTCATTACTATAATAGCAACACCAGAGAGAATACACCGAAGCCTGTGCTAATTCAAAGCCAAGCCCGGAAGGAAACAGGAAATGCTCAAggcagcaacaacaatgaaGGACAAGAAGAGGGAttggatgaagaagataagTTATTGGCAAGAGAGGTGGCTGAAGTTGGCGTAGACCAAGAGACGTTGAACAGTTATGGGTTGTTTTATAATGTGTATACTCGAGAGGGCTCTACATTTCCAGAATTGCAACCTCAGCAAAgttcacaacaacaacagcaacagcagcagcagcaacagcaaaaGTACTCGGCATATGACCAATGGGGCGGTGGTTTTGGAATGATTCCATTCAACCCATCCTAG
- a CDS encoding glucose-induced degradation complex subunit (Ortholog(s) have role in negative regulation of gluconeogenesis, proteasome-mediated ubiquitin-dependent protein catabolic process, traversing start control point of mitotic cell cycle and GID complex, cytoplasm, nucleus localization): MTTNSTGSELPIAIEMINPPNSTRNDKFDELVLDYFIHEGYEDAAIKYSCRRKANANDIDQEIENRGNNRYDISGNKKDQISPPTSSLFIDNMNRLSNDKEFSDMVISYFNNPSGKHNNNESTDKHNNNNGGSESASFPDITDVGAINNRDKKTESGFATIKQRQEIKKLILNGDISQAIKQISQYYPMILDLNNLLHFKLLRLNLVEMIRNHKFNTKSSNDSMDAGQDEREFLATILNFVRENLINKVFNSFKLLKELEITMSLLCFKFDPTIENLQDQADLPVELKKLFDLSLRYQCYRLVNNAILKLYNNEYTDVSIATTNKDMPRSKSPFSDSYYLTNDETVQELLEDREESNKRKMTRTYHGPKFAEFDLSNYKHKSRQQQQGINYESSDFVTLEEQQRNNEQEELEAVDEEDEDDEEEEIGYHINPDVNLYSNGDADKDMKDSSIDNIGTENEDEMNRIINLSLDSRLERVIKLWLLTEQRIKDLNIVVTNRN; this comes from the coding sequence ATGACGACCAACTCGACTGGATCCGAGCTTCCCATTGCAATAGAAATGATCAACCCCCCAAACTCTACGAGgaatgataaatttgatgaattggtACTAGACTATTTTATTCATGAAGGGTACGAAGACGCAGCGATCAAGTATAGCTGCCGTAGAAAAGCAAATGCTAATGACATTGATCAAGAAATCGAAAACAGAGGCAACAATAGATATGATATTAGTGGTAATAAGAAGGATCAGATATCACCACCAACTAGTAGTCTATTTATCGATAATATGAACCGATTGAGTAACGACAAAGAGTTTTCCGATATGGTCATTAGCTACTTTAATAACCCCAGTGGCAAacacaataataatgaaagtACTGATAAacataacaataataatggtggCAGTGAAAGTGCCAGTTTTCCCGATATTACTGATGTTGGGGCAATAAATAATCGTGATAAAAAAACGGAGTCTGGTTTTGCCACAATTAAGCAGCGTCAAGAGattaagaaattgattttgaatggCGATATTAGTCAAgcaattaaacaaattagtCAATATTATCCGATGATTttagatttgaataatCTATTGCACTTCAAATTGTTGAGATTAAACCTCGTTGAAATGATACGTAACCATAAATTTAACACCAAGAGTAGCAACGATTCGATGGATGCTGGCCAGGATGAACGGGAATTTTTGGCaacaatattgaattttgttCGAGAgaatttaatcaataaagTCTTTAATCTGTTCAAACTACTAAAAGAGTTAGAAATCACCATGAGTTTATTGTGCTTTAAATTTGATCCCACCATTGAGAATTTGCAAGACCAAGCTGATTTGCCagtagaattgaaaaagctttttgatttatcattgaGGTATCAATGTTATCGATTGGTAAACAATGcaattttgaaactttATAATAACGAGTATACCGATGTCAGTATTGCAACAACTAACAAAGACATGCCTCGATCAAAATCACCGTTTAGCGATAGCTATTATTTAACAAATGATGAAACCGTTCAAGAATTGTTGGAAGACCGGGAAGAATCCAATAAACGGAAAATGACCAGAACCTATCATGGTCCTAAATTTGCCGAGTTTGATTTATCGAATTATAAACATAAATcaagacaacaacaacaaggaATAAACTATGAACTGTCAGATTTTGTTACGCTAGAAGAACAGCAACGAAAcaatgaacaagaagaacTAGAAGCGGTAGATGAGGAAGACGaggatgatgaagaagaagaaataggATACCATATTAATCCCGATGTCAACTTGTATAGTAATGGTGATGCTGACAAAGATATGAAGGACAGTAGTATCGACAATATAGGGactgaaaatgaagatgagATGAAtagaataataaatttgtcCTTGGATTCGAGGTTAGAAAGAGTAATAAAATTATGGTTGTTAACTGAGCAGAGAATCAAAGATTTGAACATTGTTGTCACGAACCGAAACTAA
- a CDS encoding uncharacterized protein (Protein of unknown function; filament induced), which translates to MIVSAIIKLAYQYDQLLTSYLQSNSFTSNLLATPISKLITEFLIIVFIVLFSYETIYWSGIYLKLWDYHAKDIFTEVPIHCSHVYIRLNFVDSENIELLDQYYQLKSNSTILLSKFHDHFNFNVNFDLAGDFNNWKKLNSLSREVFKLQKFIKYYFEFSPEDFEMNEEPEFGSTIIHLRGRVLNLINDSEYLRQFNQSSGIKSDNSSDNNKNELTVDNVKIYNNKNIEVGTHENDNYLSKCNIETGNTIDVVVVI; encoded by the coding sequence ATGATTGTGTCCGCTATAATTAAGCTTGCATATCAATATGATCAACTATTAACTTCGTATCTACAGTCAAATTCATTCACCAGTAACTTGTTGGCTACTCCGATCTCGAAATTGATTACTGAGTTTTTAATCATTgtatttattgttttgttcaGTTACGAAACCATTTATTGGAGTGGGATATATTTGAAACTATGGGATTATCATGCCAAAGATATCTTTACAGAAGTCCCCATCCACTGTTCACACGTTTACATTAGATtgaattttgttgattcgGAGAACATTGAACTATTGgatcaatattatcaattgaaatccaattcaacaatattgTTATCCAAATTTCACGACCATTTTAACTTTAATGTCAATTTTGATCTTGCTGGTGACTTtaacaattggaaaaagtTAAATTCATTGAGTCGagaagttttcaaattgcaaaaatttatcaaatactACTTTGAATTTAGCCCAGAGGATTTTGAAATGAACGAAGAACCAGAATTCGGTAGCACTATCATTCATTTACGAGGTAGAGTACTAAACCTTATCAATGATTCTGAGTATTTACGTCAATTTAACCAGTCAAGTGGAATAAAATCCGATAACAGTAGCgacaataacaaaaacGAATTGACCGTCGATAATGTGAAAATctacaataataaaaatattgagGTCGGCACTCATGAAAATGACAACTATTTAAGTAAATGCAATATTGAAACTGGTAATACAATTGatgtggttgttgttatataa
- the MNN22 gene encoding Mnn22p (Alpha-1,2-mannosyltransferase; required for normal cell wall mannan; regulated by Tsa1, Tsa1B at 37 deg; repressed in core stress response; NO, Hog1 induced; confers sensitivity to cell wall perturbing agents; Spider biofilm repressed) yields MGSIFKDGRRILVRPKSLIICLCLISIIFTQLIRYQYQLIADEVQPTINEDHSSSQSLKNTKLNSTRSSSPISPPKSLNKLTSQEFWEHIFNIFEINKFDDGLKPLIKYTPKEQQLTTKIKTRDWLLSKANIFHKDIIRQYHESVLRNLPSKLPKSVYTPNTYGIVTIGGNFYSWMAYIQLLQLRKLGSNLPVEILIPSIEDYYKEAHFCDHVLPQYNAKCILVPEKLGFNVAKHWKFSSYQFKALALCLSSFQHVLILDSDNVVLSKPEKVFDSPVYRDNGMVLWPDYWERTISPEWYDIIGKPVVGNKQVRTGRFPVNIHNMLTSELEINETRFHDLEGALPDLSTESGQVMFNKKTHGKVMLMTLYYNIFGPEIYYKLFSLGALGEGDKDTFAAAALACGEKYYQVASSIRTLGYFDTTPGGGFHGMAMAQKNPQLDYQLFQKTNQNFKDLHLDWDNEAKDQFSANNKIPIFTMHCNIKKINPAAYMKDEKIANMDEKRMNVRFYSNLKFKLNDDDIYSPDNEKEKNKSEKTDNDPNEIDFELSRWQIVSEILCDQKITFQFLKDENMDEVCQFVKNTIAWLGKKT; encoded by the coding sequence ATGGGTAGCATATTTAAAGATGGCCGTAGAATATTAGTCAGACCAAAATCTTTAATAATCTGCTTatgtttaatttcaataattttcaCTCAACTCATTAGGTATCAATACCAACTTATAGCTGACGAGGTTCAACCAACTATTAATGAAGACCATTCATCGTCACAGTCACTAAAGAACACCAAACTAAATTCAACGAGAAGCTCGTCACCAATATCTCCACCAAAATCCTTAAATAAGCTAACATCACAAGAGTTTTGGGAGCAcatattcaatatttttgaGATCAACAAATTCGACGATGGATTAAAGCCATTAATCAAATACACACCAAAGGAACAACAACTAACCACCAAGATAAAGACTCGGGACTGGTTATTATCAAAAGCTAACATATTCCACAAGGATATAATCAGACAGTACCATGAATCAGTATTGCGCAATTTACCCAGCAAGTTACCTAAGTCAGTTTACACTCCAAACACCTATGGTATTGTCACTATTGGAGGCAATTTCTATTCGTGGATGGCTTATATTCAGCTATTACAGCTACGTAAATTAGGATCTAATTTACCCGTGGAGATACTCATTCCATCCATCGAGGATTATTATAAAGAAGCGCATTTTTGCGATCATGTTTTACCTCAATATAATGCAAAGTGTATTCTAGTGCCGGAGAAATTGGGGTTTAATGTTGCCAAGCACTGGAAATTTTCTAGCTACCAATTCAAAGCTTTGGCACTTTGTTTAAGCTCGTTTCAACATGTTTTGATATTGGATTCCGATAACGTCGTCCTACTGAAACCGGAAAAAGTTTTCGATTCTCCTGTTTACCGTGACAATGGTATGGTTTTATGGCCAGATTATTGGGAAAGAACAATATCCCCGGAATGGTACGACATCATTGGCAAACCTGTAGTAGGTAATAAGCAAGTGAGAACTGGCCGTTTTCCTGTTAATATACACAATATGTTAACCAGCGAGCTTGAGATTAATGAAACTAGATTCCACGATCTTGAAGGTGCTTTACCTGATTTGTCGACTGAGTCTGGTCAAGTTATGTTTAATAAAAAGACTCACGGGAAAGTCATGTTGATGACTTTgtattataatatttttggTCCTGAGATTTATTATAAACTATTTAGCTTGGGGGCATTGGGTGAAGGTGATAAAGATACTTTTGCTGCTGCGGCTCTTGCTTGTGGAGAGAAATACTATCAAGTGGCATCATCTATTAGGACATTGGGATACTTTGACACTACTCCTGGTGGTGGATTCCATGGAATGGCCATGGCACAAAAAAATCCTCAATTGGATTATCAGCTATTTCAGAAAACtaatcaaaatttcaaagatTTGCATTTGGATTGGGATAATGAAGCTAAAGATCAATTCAGTGCCAACAATAAAATCCCTATTTTCACTATGCATTGTAATATTAAAAAGATTAACCCAGCAGCATATATGaaagatgaaaaaattgctAATATGGatgaaaaaagaatgaatgtcagattttattcaaatttgaaatttaagttgaatgatgatgatatctATAGTcctgataatgaaaaagagaaaaacaaatctgAAAAAACAGATAATGACCCCAATGagattgattttgaattatcgAGATGGCAGATTGTTTCTGAGATTCTTTGTGACCAAAAAATAacatttcaattcttgaaagATGAAAATATGGATGAAGTGTGtcaatttgttaaaaataCCATTGCATGGTTAGGGAAAAAGACATAA
- the PMT6 gene encoding dolichyl-phosphate-mannose-protein mannosyltransferase (Protein mannosyltransferase; required for virulence in mice, adhesion to endothelium; role in hyphal growth signaling, hygromycin B sensitivity; no major role in cellular PMT activity; Hap4-repressed; Bcr1-repressed in RPMI a/a biofilms) gives MATGYSTGVSPFDLDENNHNDSIHHRHQNHHSQSHDSSGERDDTEIEDIIQKTSKLNINTSTSTKIKNFFFQSSNRHDSSNSPPLREVFIKTINPLILTAISSFVRLYRIDVANSVVWDEAHFGKFGSQYLKRQFYFDVHPPLGKLLIGLSGYLADYDGNFDFESSNVYPDNVNYVFMRIFNCFFGILVTPLAYKTAVILGYNQFTCWLIAFMVIFEQLSLTLSKFILLDSMLLFFTVLTMYCLVKVHTLAIARVGSNSKTPLTKLEIKWYILTGISIGCVCSVKWVGLFVTALVGFYTIVDLWIKFYQTFAIDKKSPKKMSVVNYLIHWVVRIFTLIIIPMTIYVATFKVHFMVLNHTGPDDGTLSTLLQGSLIGNDLQSGPRSVAFGSLVTIRSQGLSPNLIHSHPHNYPQGSQEQQVTTYGFKDDNNEFLFEFGVDAGLRNQHATLENENSTRNGGNDDDYYHVIIHDGDTVRINHKNTGSYLRANAVGAPITSSSYEVSCFGDVESNDWADEWVIEIQSQDQSPDPMFQDEDPSEIHSVSTSFRLKHKQLGCYLATTGKSYPAWGYQQGEVVCKYSVFSRDKNTWWNIEKHVNNKLPLPATEYVPPKPKFWKEFILLNYAMMASNNALIPDPDRFDKLSSEWWEWPILNTGLRMNSWGDADIKYFLLGNPLITWISTIALIVCPLYLLVVGIKYQRQWILLSATDTSNANPANSQSLSLLAARALLPLAGWVLHYVPFILMGRVKYLHHYVPALYFAIFVAGFIVDAILNLDFSYHNNKFQYIFKVVIYSTLYLVICISFWYFKDLSFGMEGSSVDYRHLRLLGSWMI, from the coding sequence ATGGCAACGGGTTATTCGACAGGTGTATCACCTTTTGATTTGGATGAAAACAATCACAACGACTCAATTCATCATCGACACCAAAACCACCACAGCCAGAGCCACGACTCCCTGGGTGAACGTGACGATACTGAAATTGAAGACATCATCCAAAAAACATCGAAACTTAATATTAATACCTCAACGTCaaccaaaataaaaaactttttcttccaaTCCTCCAATCGTCACGATTCGTCAAATTCCCCACCATTGAGGGAAGTGTTTATCAAAACCATTAACCCACTAATATTAACAGcaatttcaagttttgtTCGTCTTTATCGTATTGATGTGGCCAATAGTGTCGTGTGGGATGAAGCGCATTTTGGGAAGTTTGGCTCGCAGTATCTTAAACGCcagttttattttgatgtCCACCCGCCATTGggtaaattattaataggATTGTCGGGATACTTGGCCGATTACGATGgcaattttgattttgagaGTTCAAATGTTTACCCAGACAATGTTAATTACGTATTTATGAGAATCTTCAATTGCTTTTTTGGAATTCTTGTTACTCCGTTGGCCTACAAAACTGCAGTAATATTAGGGTATAATCAGTTCACCTGTTGGTTGATCGCTTTCATGGTGatttttgaacaattgtCATTGACATTATCCaagtttattttattgGATTCAATGCTACTATTTTTCACAGTTTTAACAATGTATTGTTTGGTTAAGGTACACACTTTAGCCATAGCCCGTGTTGGTAGCAACTCCAAGACTCCACTAAcaaaattggaaatcaaATGGTATATTTTGACCGGTATTTCAATAGGATGTGTGTGTTCTGTTAAGTGGGTAGGATTATTTGTCACGGCTTTAGTTGGATTTTAcacaattgttgatttatgGATCAAGTTTTATCAAACTTTTGCTATTGACAAAAAGTCTCCTAAAAAAATGTCGGTTGTCAATTATTTAATCCATTGGGTTGTTAGAATTTTTACATTGATAATTATCCCCATGACAATTTACGTTGCCACTTTCAAAGTCCATTTTATGGTGTTGAATCATACTGGTCCTGATGATGGTACTTTGTCTACTTTATTACAAGGTTCGTTAATTGGAAATGACCTACAATCCGGCCCCAGATCAGTAGCTTTTGGATCATTGGTTACTATCAGATCGCAAGGTTTATCCCCTAATCTTATTCATTCACATCCTCATAATTATCCACAGGGTTCACAAGAGCAACAAGTGACTACGTATGGGTTTAAGGacgataataatgaatttttgtttgaatttggtgTTGATGCAGGCTTACGTAACCAACACGCAACattagaaaatgaaaatagtACTAGAAATGGTGggaatgatgatgattattaCCATGTAATAATTCATGATGGTGATACTGTGAGAATCAACCACAAAAACACAGGGTCTTATTTACGAGCCAATGCAGTAGGTGCTCCGATAACTTCAAGTAGTTATGAGGTGTCATGTTTCGGTGATGTTGAAAGCAATGACTGGGCAGATGAGTGGGTGATAGAAATCCAATCACAAGACCAATCACCAGATCCAATGTTCCAAGATGAAGACCCGCTGGAGATACATTCAGTTTCGACTAGTTTTCGATTGAAACATAAACAATTAGGGTGTTATTTGGCCACTACTGGGAAATCGTACCCTGCATGGGGGTACCAGCAGGGTGAAGTTGTGTGCAAATATTCTGTTTTCAGTCGTGATAAGAATACATGGTGGAACATTGAAAAACatgttaataataaattgcCATTACCTGCAACTGAGTATGTCCCACCGAAACCAAAATTCTGGAAGGAGTTTATTCTTTTGAATTATGCCATGATGGCATCCAACAATGCCTTGATCCCCGATCCAGATCGATTTGATAAACTCAGTTCTGAATGGTGGGAATGGCCAATATTAAATACTGGTCTCAGAATGAATAGTTGGGGTGATGCAgatattaaatattttcttttgggTAATCCATTGATTACTTggatttcaacaattgcGTTGATTGTTTGCCCCCTTtatttgttggttgttggCATCAAATATCAACGTCAATGGATATTGTTATCAGCAACAGACACTAGCAATGCCAACCCAGCAAACAGTCAATCATTATCGTTGTTAGCAGCTCGAGCATTACTTCCATTGGCGGGGTGGGTTTTGCATTATGTGCCATTTATTTTAATGGGTAGAGTCAAgtatcttcatcattacGTCCCAGCATTATATTTTGCCATCTTTGTTGCTGggtttattgttgatgccattttaaatttggatttttcatatcataacaataaatttcaGTATATATTCAAAGTGGTGATCTACTCTACGTTATACTTGGTGATTTGCATAAGTTTTTGGTACTTTAAAGATCTCTCCTTCGGTATGGAGGGGTCATCGGTTGATTATCGACACTTGCGACTTTTAGGCTCATGGATGATATAA